Proteins co-encoded in one Sporosarcina sp. FSL K6-1522 genomic window:
- the nadX gene encoding aspartate dehydrogenase, whose protein sequence is MNIGLIGAGAVAHFLLGKLNHHQHKTLRITSIFVRNREKYRLLESEFGVTLYTDLEKFLDSGIDIVVEVANVDAVKTLLPAVMKAKDAVVISVGAFADVALLTEISHFANDYKTTVHLPSGAIGGLDLVQNAHALGTITSVSLTTRKPASSLIDEDIDEAKIVFKGKAMDAIQQFPKNMNVSIVLSLAGIGIEKTNVCLVADPHIDKNIHHVEVIGDFGEATFSITNNPLPENPKTSYLAAMSILGTLERISGRVRIGG, encoded by the coding sequence ATGAATATCGGTTTAATAGGTGCAGGGGCGGTTGCTCATTTTTTATTGGGAAAACTGAACCATCATCAACATAAAACGTTACGAATCACAAGTATATTTGTGCGAAACAGGGAAAAATATCGGTTGTTGGAATCGGAGTTTGGGGTCACGTTGTATACTGACCTTGAAAAGTTTCTGGATTCGGGAATCGATATTGTCGTGGAGGTAGCGAATGTCGATGCAGTGAAAACCTTGTTGCCAGCTGTAATGAAGGCGAAGGATGCAGTGGTAATCAGTGTAGGGGCATTTGCAGATGTAGCCTTATTAACAGAAATTAGTCATTTTGCGAATGACTATAAAACGACTGTGCATTTGCCGTCGGGTGCAATAGGCGGTTTAGACTTGGTGCAAAATGCACACGCGCTTGGCACGATTACTAGCGTTTCGTTAACAACTCGGAAACCTGCCAGCTCGTTGATTGACGAAGACATCGATGAAGCGAAGATTGTATTTAAGGGAAAAGCCATGGATGCGATTCAGCAATTTCCGAAAAACATGAATGTCTCCATTGTCCTGTCATTGGCTGGGATAGGAATAGAAAAGACGAACGTCTGCCTCGTAGCTGATCCACATATCGATAAAAACATTCATCATGTGGAAGTCATCGGCGATTTTGGCGAAGCGACATTCTCTATTACGAATAATCCACTGCCAGAAAATCCGAAGACGAGCTATTTGGCTGCTATGAGTATTTTAGGGACGTTAGAAAGAATTAGTGGACGAGTTAGAATAGGTGGATAA
- a CDS encoding AMP-binding protein — translation MKVNFGKMLFNQVQQCGDKTALVNIERNRRFTFKELHAITNKVCHMMKNQFDMGVGDVYVNLLENDNNSLLSHWLWKGEATGAWLNYRDSLDEHLYQIDYVNPKIIFVENAILEKEHYYKAFRERNIEIIVMDKPEKGMPGVHYLWDLLENESDEETNVEYDKDQHIVLYRFTGGTTGRGKCAMYTLRNKLGAMNQTYAYTEELFNEHSKFLHVTPLSHASSLIVLPVYFKGGTNYTINIPDLELLCKTVQEHRLTSTFVVPTLLYRLLELGLESKYDLSSLERIIYGASPMSPAKLEDLQSKFGNVFVQGYGSTEAWPLVAVLGLKDHIIETDEDRQRLTSAGRPLPGVELAIMDEAGKEVPLGEIGEIWIRSESVIPGYYRAPEETTSGFSEGGHWKSGDLGYMDSAGYVYIVDRKKDMIITGGFNVYAVEVENVINSHPAVQQSVVVGIPHEQWGETVMAEVVLKENQVVTDVELTEFMKSKLGSYKIPKIIHFVDELPVTAVGKVLRRFVRDKYWKETARNVH, via the coding sequence ATGAAAGTAAATTTTGGGAAAATGTTATTCAATCAGGTACAACAATGTGGCGATAAAACAGCACTTGTCAATATTGAACGGAACCGTCGCTTTACCTTTAAAGAATTGCATGCGATTACAAATAAAGTCTGTCATATGATGAAAAACCAATTTGATATGGGAGTTGGTGATGTGTACGTCAATTTGCTTGAAAACGATAATAATAGCCTGTTAAGTCATTGGCTGTGGAAGGGGGAAGCAACCGGGGCGTGGTTGAACTATCGTGATTCACTTGACGAACATCTTTATCAAATTGATTATGTAAATCCTAAAATCATTTTTGTTGAGAATGCCATATTAGAGAAGGAACATTATTATAAAGCATTTAGAGAAAGAAATATTGAGATAATTGTTATGGATAAACCGGAAAAGGGAATGCCGGGAGTTCATTATCTGTGGGATTTACTTGAAAATGAAAGCGATGAAGAAACAAATGTTGAATATGATAAGGATCAGCATATCGTTTTATATCGATTTACAGGAGGAACGACAGGTAGAGGAAAATGTGCGATGTATACGTTACGAAATAAGTTGGGCGCCATGAACCAGACATACGCGTATACAGAGGAACTTTTTAATGAGCATTCAAAGTTCCTTCATGTAACCCCTTTAAGTCACGCCAGTTCGCTTATTGTTTTGCCCGTTTATTTTAAAGGAGGAACGAATTATACCATCAACATTCCCGACTTGGAGCTTTTATGTAAAACCGTGCAGGAACATCGACTAACGAGTACATTTGTCGTCCCAACATTATTATATCGACTATTAGAGCTGGGATTAGAAAGCAAATATGATTTAAGTAGCTTGGAGAGAATCATATATGGGGCTTCTCCTATGAGCCCAGCGAAGCTAGAAGATCTTCAAAGCAAGTTTGGAAATGTCTTTGTACAAGGGTATGGATCGACGGAAGCCTGGCCGTTAGTCGCGGTACTTGGTTTGAAGGATCACATTATTGAAACGGATGAGGACCGACAAAGATTGACTTCGGCGGGACGACCACTTCCCGGAGTTGAATTAGCTATTATGGATGAGGCAGGGAAAGAAGTGCCTCTTGGAGAAATTGGTGAGATTTGGATTCGTAGTGAATCGGTCATTCCAGGCTACTATCGTGCACCAGAAGAGACCACATCCGGGTTTTCAGAAGGGGGTCATTGGAAATCAGGCGATTTGGGATATATGGATTCTGCGGGGTATGTGTATATTGTAGACCGTAAAAAAGATATGATCATCACAGGCGGGTTTAATGTGTATGCGGTAGAGGTGGAAAACGTCATTAATTCACATCCGGCTGTGCAGCAATCTGTCGTAGTGGGCATCCCACATGAACAGTGGGGAGAAACGGTTATGGCTGAAGTGGTCCTGAAAGAAAACCAAGTTGTAACGGATGTAGAGTTGACCGAATTTATGAAAAGCAAACTCGGTTCTTATAAAATTCCTAAAATCATTCACTTTGTTGACGAGCTACCTGTTACGGCCGTCGGAAAAGTGCTTAGAAGGTTTGTTCGCGACAAGTATTGGAAAGAAACAGCTCGAAATGTACATTGA
- a CDS encoding MaoC/PaaZ C-terminal domain-containing protein: MKYHEFQVGQTFETAPTTTTKEDIIDFALKFDPQYMHIDEEKAKASMFGGIIASGMHTVSATWNAWVQLGLFGDDVIAGAGIKNVTFRRPVFPEDQLIVKAKIISMKQTKEDRGAITLYLATYNQKNEMVLEAEVTGLVKVEEVRHVK; this comes from the coding sequence GTGAAATATCATGAATTCCAAGTGGGGCAGACATTTGAGACAGCGCCTACGACAACTACGAAAGAAGACATTATCGACTTTGCATTAAAGTTTGATCCCCAGTACATGCATATCGATGAGGAAAAAGCGAAAGCAAGTATGTTTGGCGGTATTATTGCTTCCGGTATGCATACAGTATCCGCCACATGGAATGCCTGGGTGCAACTTGGACTCTTTGGAGATGATGTCATAGCTGGAGCGGGCATAAAAAATGTGACATTCCGTAGACCTGTTTTTCCAGAGGATCAATTGATTGTCAAAGCGAAGATTATTAGTATGAAGCAGACGAAGGAAGATCGAGGGGCAATTACGCTTTATTTAGCAACGTATAACCAAAAGAATGAAATGGTACTTGAAGCAGAAGTAACGGGGCTTGTAAAAGTTGAAGAAGTGCGGCATGTGAAGTGA
- a CDS encoding NAD(P)/FAD-dependent oxidoreductase, protein MPNKTTTEDLHCEKENVNCIKSYETIVIGAGQAGLTMGYYLKQHKGDFLIIDKGKAIGEVWRNRYDSLQLFTPRMYSSLPGLALEGKQHGFPTKNEVAEYLKSYSELMALPIQMDTEVLRVSKTEAGFCIKTTKDTFYTANIVVATGPFQKKQVPAYSSLLSKKIVQLHSSEYKNPSQLQKGNVLVVGGGNSGAQIAVELSEDKETYLAISKKPRYFPLTIGGKSVFWWFDKLGILKETNTSLIGNIIRKKGDPIFGAELKNAIKKGDIIVKGRVGNALDNKIMFEDSTTLEVSNIIWATGFQQEYEWLKVGGVIGGKKEIIHNRGISQVKGLYFLGLPWQSRRGSSLLQGVDYDAKYIIEHMKSTVIQ, encoded by the coding sequence ATGCCTAACAAAACCACAACCGAAGATCTTCATTGTGAAAAAGAAAATGTAAATTGCATTAAAAGCTATGAAACCATTGTGATAGGAGCAGGCCAAGCTGGGCTTACAATGGGCTATTATCTCAAACAACACAAAGGGGATTTTTTGATAATTGATAAAGGAAAAGCCATAGGGGAGGTTTGGAGAAATCGATATGATTCTTTACAACTATTCACACCCCGAATGTACAGCTCGTTACCTGGTCTTGCCCTAGAAGGGAAACAACACGGTTTTCCAACTAAAAATGAAGTTGCAGAGTACTTAAAGTCTTATTCAGAATTAATGGCATTGCCTATTCAAATGGACACTGAAGTTCTACGTGTAAGTAAAACTGAAGCCGGTTTTTGTATAAAAACAACGAAAGATACATTTTATACGGCAAACATCGTGGTAGCCACAGGACCATTTCAAAAAAAGCAGGTCCCAGCATATTCGAGTTTACTGAGCAAAAAGATTGTACAGCTACATTCTTCTGAGTATAAGAACCCGAGTCAATTGCAAAAAGGAAATGTGCTTGTTGTAGGAGGGGGCAATAGTGGCGCTCAAATCGCAGTTGAATTATCAGAGGACAAAGAAACCTATTTAGCCATAAGTAAAAAGCCTCGATACTTTCCGTTGACTATTGGTGGAAAAAGTGTGTTTTGGTGGTTTGATAAATTAGGCATATTAAAAGAAACGAACACATCATTGATCGGGAACATTATTCGAAAAAAAGGCGACCCAATCTTCGGAGCGGAATTGAAGAATGCTATAAAAAAAGGGGATATTATTGTTAAGGGAAGAGTTGGAAATGCTTTGGATAACAAAATCATGTTTGAGGATTCAACTACACTTGAAGTGAGCAACATAATATGGGCAACTGGATTCCAACAAGAATATGAATGGTTAAAAGTAGGCGGTGTAATCGGTGGTAAGAAAGAAATTATTCACAACAGAGGGATAAGCCAGGTAAAGGGCCTCTATTTTTTAGGGTTACCGTGGCAATCGCGCAGGGGCTCCTCTTTGCTTCAAGGAGTAGACTATGATGCTAAGTATATCATTGAACATATGAAGTCCACAGTTATCCAATAA
- a CDS encoding CopD family protein yields the protein MVWIYLAESLLYLCFSLLMGAFIIQFIPDRLKPEIRISKRLIQLAVLGIVFFSVAPVIRIILFLYEDIGLVMTMQNVLGGFEVGKAWNITVILAIFFYLFISLFPVLKSKALSGISLVFTFILLLALGWASHAASLTEWSGFVFHSLHFLTVTVWIGLLLIVGWCSKNQDNWLSYLRWFTPLAIGCFLTIMGTGFFLMTLVIDVNEYGDAWMLSYGQALLVKHLTIIPVLFFAFINGFWMKRKLQRQEPINPIPWLKFESILLFFTFVSTGVLGQQEPPHSIETTLGGSGPSAIFDYFYSGVIDPAMHVQLGFNTINTLFFIVALIFMWLIVYSFRKKVAAVVPFFMGMFCILSLYFGLMASIL from the coding sequence ATGGTTTGGATTTATCTTGCTGAAAGTTTATTGTATCTTTGTTTTTCGCTCTTAATGGGCGCATTTATCATTCAATTTATTCCTGATCGTCTGAAACCAGAAATACGTATTTCGAAGCGACTGATTCAACTAGCGGTGTTAGGAATTGTGTTCTTTTCGGTTGCTCCTGTCATTCGAATCATCCTATTTCTTTACGAAGACATCGGCCTGGTGATGACGATGCAAAACGTGCTGGGCGGATTTGAAGTAGGGAAGGCTTGGAATATTACGGTCATACTGGCTATTTTCTTTTACTTATTCATTTCGTTATTCCCAGTATTGAAAAGCAAAGCACTGTCTGGTATATCACTTGTTTTCACGTTCATTCTTCTGTTGGCATTGGGCTGGGCAAGTCATGCAGCATCGCTTACGGAATGGAGTGGCTTCGTATTTCATTCCTTACACTTTTTAACTGTTACGGTATGGATTGGACTACTCCTTATCGTCGGTTGGTGTTCGAAAAATCAAGACAACTGGCTTTCTTATTTGAGGTGGTTTACACCTTTAGCAATCGGCTGTTTTCTCACAATCATGGGAACAGGGTTCTTTCTTATGACATTGGTCATCGATGTAAACGAGTATGGGGACGCATGGATGCTGTCATATGGACAAGCCCTATTGGTAAAACATCTGACCATCATACCTGTGTTGTTTTTTGCTTTTATCAATGGATTTTGGATGAAGCGCAAATTGCAGCGACAAGAGCCCATCAATCCTATCCCGTGGTTGAAATTCGAAAGTATATTACTGTTCTTTACTTTTGTTTCGACGGGTGTCTTGGGACAACAGGAACCTCCTCATAGTATTGAGACAACGCTTGGTGGTAGTGGACCTTCTGCCATCTTCGATTATTTTTATTCAGGGGTCATTGATCCTGCTATGCATGTGCAATTGGGGTTCAATACAATCAATACATTGTTTTTTATCGTCGCACTGATTTTCATGTGGCTAATTGTATACAGTTTTAGGAAGAAAGTGGCTGCAGTTGTGCCCTTTTTTATGGGGATGTTCTGCATTCTTTCGTTATATTTTGGGTTGATGGCTAGCATTTTATAA
- a CDS encoding copper resistance CopC family protein, with product MKRIMSATLILLFAFITTVSAHTGLTSSSPADGEVVVADIYKVDLEFNSKIESTSTVKVFNENEKEMIISNTQVNDHVMTGAFMSPLDKGTYTVEWKIIGADGHPIQGSYSFVVSQEEVGSTHAHTQTETHAHDSLKGSGSQHHMEDPIAHGETKKSVEKPVEQQAEATSKIASNDVLVVILVVLFTIAGGFVGWLIGRRQK from the coding sequence ATGAAGAGGATTATGAGCGCTACACTGATTTTGCTGTTCGCATTTATAACGACAGTCTCTGCGCATACGGGTTTAACGAGCTCTTCACCAGCTGATGGGGAAGTCGTAGTTGCAGACATTTATAAAGTTGACTTGGAATTTAATTCGAAAATTGAATCGACGAGTACGGTAAAAGTCTTTAATGAAAATGAAAAGGAAATGATTATTAGTAATACTCAAGTCAATGATCATGTGATGACAGGCGCCTTCATGTCACCATTGGATAAGGGGACATATACCGTGGAGTGGAAGATTATTGGTGCGGATGGACACCCAATCCAGGGGAGCTATTCATTTGTGGTGAGTCAAGAAGAAGTGGGAAGTACTCATGCACATACACAAACAGAAACGCACGCGCATGATTCATTGAAGGGGAGTGGGAGTCAACATCATATGGAGGATCCGATTGCACACGGAGAAACCAAGAAATCAGTAGAAAAACCTGTAGAACAGCAAGCAGAGGCTACCTCAAAAATAGCGTCGAATGATGTACTCGTTGTCATTCTTGTCGTTTTATTTACAATCGCTGGCGGGTTTGTTGGCTGGTTGATAGGAAGAAGGCAAAAGTAA
- a CDS encoding metalloregulator ArsR/SmtB family transcription factor, translating into MTQIDLDLKVKFLRAFGDKTRVQILECIKYEEKTVSQIVESIEGNQSNISQHLACLRGCGIIVGRPEGKYVYYGLRNQQIKELLDTFDHVLSQIEDNVACCKNHIS; encoded by the coding sequence ATGACTCAGATTGATTTAGACCTTAAAGTGAAGTTTTTACGTGCATTCGGAGATAAAACAAGGGTTCAAATATTGGAGTGCATCAAATATGAAGAAAAGACTGTTTCACAAATTGTTGAAAGTATAGAAGGTAATCAGTCCAATATTTCGCAACACTTAGCCTGCCTCAGAGGATGTGGGATCATTGTAGGAAGGCCAGAGGGCAAATACGTCTACTATGGATTGCGAAATCAGCAAATTAAAGAGTTGTTAGACACATTTGATCATGTACTTAGTCAAATCGAAGACAATGTGGCTTGCTGTAAAAATCATATTAGTTAA